The window GCCGACGGGTCGCGCGGATATACCGGCAACATTGGCGGCAACTCGGTGTCCGAATTCGATCTCAAGTCCTGGACGTTTGTGCGGAGTTCGAGGGTGCCAGCGCGCAGCCTGAGGCCATCAACGTGACCCCCGGTTGGTGCAGAGGTGGGTTAGCAGCGCCAACGCCACCGGGCGTCAGCGAAATATCGAACGCCAGCGGTATCGCTCACGGCTGCCGCGGAGGGCGTCAGCTGGCCCTATCGCGTCTGTTCACGCCTGACGTGAAACCGTCGTGATTCCGGATCTTCGCAACCACGAGGTGCGGTTCATCGAGCGCGTAACTCGGCGCGAGATCTCACGGCTTGCCTTGCGCGGAGCCGTCCACAGGGGATCACGATCACACGCGATGCGCCCGGTACGTGTTCCTGTCGCTCAGCACGCGAGGCCCGAGTGCCATCATCGACATGAAAACTCAAGCCGTGGTGGGCTGTGCCGGCGGGCGACCACACCGGATGGCGTGGTGGCACACCACCGTATCGACCGATAGACGCATCGCCATCGCGGCACTGCGCTGACGGGGCGCTTCGGCGCGCAGACGCCGGCGCCCCGTCGCATCCTACCAGGCCGGCGATCGCAGTCCTGCAGCACCTTTTTCAGCAAGTCGACCCTGCCGGGACTGCAACTACGGCTGCCGCTCCGGGGATCGGTCACCAGTTTGCCCAACGCGGCATTGCGCGCGCCGCTGTTGCCCTTTTTCCGCACCGGCAATCTGCGCGCGAATGTCGCTGATCTTCGACGCACTCACTTTCTGTTTGCGCTCCAACTGATCGGTATACGCCTTGGCCAGCGAGAAGCTGGGCGGCCACACGATTTTCGGCTGACCCTGCGCGTTGAAGTCCCACTTCACGGGTGTTTCGCCGCATCGATCTCGGTTTTGCGAGATGAACTCGCTGGGCACCAACTGCGCGCCATGCCACGGGCGATTTCCCCGAGCTCACGATGTTGCCGTTGTACCAGTACACCGACCACGATCCGCCCATTTCATGCGCGTAGCCGTCCACCGGCCCGCGATCGAAGCGGCGATTTCCTTCGGGTGCGCGGCTCGATTGAGTCGAATACCGAAATGCCGCCCTGATACCACGCCTGCACCATCACGTCGCGACCCGAATCGGAACAGCCAGCCGTTGTGCGCCACGCAGTTTTCGTTCGACGTCTGGTACGTGGAATCTTGTAGTCTTGAACACCAGCTTCTTGTTCACAATCTCGAAGATGGCGGCCGAACCCCACTCGGGTTTGTCCAGCGGCCGACATTTGGCGCACCACCTGCCGCCCCACTCTTCGCAGCAGGAGAACAGCGGCTTGGTACCATCGTTGTTGAACGTGGCCGAGTGCCAGTAGGCGAAAGTTGGAATCGGCCACGGCATCGAGACGCACCGGGTTTACCGGGTTGCTGATATCGAGCAGGGATGCCGTGGCCTTCGCAGGCACCGCCGGCCAACCCGAGGACTGATACCGCTGATGTCGGCACTGCGACCTTCGCTGATGGTGGTGCTCTTGCCGCCAGGCGCCATGCCCTGCGCGTAATCATGCGTTGTACGGTGGCGTTGACGATCGGCCTTTGCCGCCGCCGTGTCGGCCGCGTTCGGTGTCGTGGCGTTGCGGGCCTTCATGATGCTGTCAATCACCGGCTTCACGAACTGATTAGGAGATACGGCTTCTTCGTTCATCGCCGGGATCATGATCGTGAACGCCCCCTGGCCTTGGCCGCGTCAAGCTTCGGCCTTGTCGGCCGGCGACGCGCCATGGCGGTGGGCGCGCCCAAACCGGCAAAGATGTTCGCGCGTCCCACCACGGCGGCCGTTGGACGGATTGGCCAGTGGCACCTTGATGATCTCGATGCGCAGGCGTGATGAGTTGGCTTCGCTGCTGGGGGCGCGACGCACTCGGCCGGGTTCCCCCGGCCGGCCGGATACCCGACGACCCTGGCACGTAGATGTACACGTTGTCGCGGTCCTTCGGATCTTCAGCACGGTATGCGTGCTGCGGAACCGCAGCACATCTGCGTTGGCCACGAGCTTGGGCTCGCGGATGTTGGTGATGTCGAAGATGCGCACACCGCGCACGGTCCTTGCTTACCACGTCTTTCACACCGCCCGGTTTGCAATCCACTCGCCCGTTCATGGCTTCGGCCGACATGAACATCAGGTTCTGTACACCGAGACACATCGTTCTGCGACGCGGGGCACTCGTAGGCCACCACGAGCTTTGGCGCGGGGATTGCTGATGTCCCACACCACCGGTCCGTTGTAATCTTGCCCTGAATGACGTAGTTGCCGGTGAAGGCCAGGTCAGGAGTTGGTTTCGCCAAGAAACCTTTTGGCGGAAACGGCCTTGGCGACCACTTTGAGATTCGACGTGTATTCGCCGGCGTCGAACAGTCCCGCCTTGGGAGGTTGTTTCAGGGGGTCGCTGGCTGGCGTCGGGGCGGTGTTGGAAAGCGGCCTTAGGGGGCAGCGGCGAGTGCCGCCGGCGGCGATGGCCGCCACAGTTCGCAAGGAGAGGGAATGCATCGGATTCGATGGTGAAGGGAAGGGCGTTTGTCGGGCCGTCCGCTGCCCTACGGCGGGCAGCGCGCCGAGTTTCGATGCCGGGAAAACTAGGCGGCGGAGCGCCTGCCGCCTACCAGCGAAACAGTCGCGTGGCCTTCACGATAATCGATCGGTTTTCGAGCGCCGGAAAGCCCGGACCGTCGGTCAGCCGGACCGTCGCTGTAGACGATGAACAGCTCGCCGCCCGGTGAATACTCCCCGCGCAATCTGCCCGTTGGTGGTCATCGATTGCGTGCGCGACTGATACTGCACGAGCGCCGCGGCGAACATGCGCGGACTCATGGTGTAGGTGAGTCGTGAACCGATCCGAGATTCGCCCTGGCCGAATGGTCCACTGATCGGTTGTACGACACCGTGGGCTCGGCGACCAGCCGTAGGTGAGACGTCCACGCGCCCGCGCCAGGTCATCTCCGACAGCGTCCCATCGTGAAGCTGCCGCGCGCAAGCACCAAGGCGCCGCTCACCGGCCGCTGGTGCCCAGCGTGTACGTCGCACGCGCCACGTTGTAGCGATAGCCGCCAACCGGGACGTCACCCCGCGCGCGACAGCGAACGGGCGGTCGGCGTTCGAAGGCCTGTGATACTTCGGCGTTAATACATCACCGTTCGACAGCTCGTGATGAAGGCGCCCCTGATTCCTCGGATTGCGCCCGATGGAATCTGTGATGTAGTCGGCGCTGGCGTGTGCGTGAACCGACGCACCGACGCGATGTGGGCGGGACGCGGGCTCAGGCGTGCCAGCGCCAGCGATGGCGGAACGCCGATCGACGCAGGAGACGCCGGGGTCAAGCCGTTGCCCACAAACAGATGTTCCAGCAGCAAGACACCGTAGCGATCGGCGTTCAAGTCGAACTTGCCGCGATAGCGATTCATCGCCGGGGTTAGCTGGCGCCGTCTTGCTGCGTGCCGCAAAGCCCGTGATCGATGTCGTCCCGGAGATTGATCTGCGCATCGACACCGCCACCACGTTGTGGTGTCCGCCATGGGATCACGGCTGGTGGCCAACAGGCCGATACGACTACGCCGACCGATTTCCCGATTCAGCCGCAGTGCGGAAACGTGGTCGGTGGTGCAGACGCCGTCGGTGCTTCTCGGTGCGCATGCTGAGCGCGCCCACCTGCCAACCGCCCGCGCGTCCGAGTACGCGGGCGCCACCGACAATGGGGCAATCGTGTTCCCGGTCAGGCCAATGCGCCGGCTATGGAACAGAATAGAGAGAGATCGGTGGTGTTGCCCACGCCGGTGGCATTAGATCCTCAAAGGCCAGCCGATCTTGGCACGACGCGGTAAACGGGCAGCCACACCACTGGACGCTCGCGGTCGTTTCCTCGGACTCAGGAGAAGCACCGATATGCGTCAGGATTCCGGATTCTCGCGCGGATGCTGTGTTCGCCGGCTGCATCGGGCTGCTCTCTTCATGCTGGCTGTCGGTGCGCCGCTCGCGCGCGTGTCAGCGCAAGACGGCGGGACGGTGGTGGGCGTTGTCGTGCACGCCACGTCCCAGCTGGCCATCGAGTCGGCGCGACTGGAGGTCGAGGAACCCGCGTGCGTGCGGTGACAGATCGCGATGGACGATTCCGTCTGGCCGACGTTCCCGCCGGCGCACGGACGTTGATTGTGTCCTGGATGTCGTCGGGCTCGCAGCGGATGCCGATACAGGTGGCGAAACGCGGCACGATCGAATTGCGCATCGAGTATCGCAGCCATCCGTTTGCGTTGTCGGAAATCCGGGTGACGGCGGGGTCCCGAGTGCCACAGTGGGTGGTCGAGGCCCCCATCGCCATCGCCGTCGTGGACCGCGTGGAGGCTCGCAACTACGCCGCCACCGGGCAGCTGCCGCAGGTCATCAAAGGCCTGCCAGGCATGGATGTCTCGCCGAATGGCATTCACGATTTCAACGTGAACACGCGCGGCTTCAACTCCGATCTGGCCCAGCGCATGCTGGTGCTGATGGACGGACGCGACCTGGCGATCCCGTTCCTCGCGGCTCAGGAATGGGTGCGCTGTCCCTGCCCATCGATGACTCGAGGCATTGAAGTCGCGAGAGGGCCGTCGGCGGCGCTGCGGCGCCAATGCGTACAACGGCGTGATC is drawn from Gemmatimonadaceae bacterium and contains these coding sequences:
- a CDS encoding TonB-dependent receptor plug domain-containing protein — encoded protein: MRAVTDRDGRFRLADVPAGARTLIVSWMSSGSQRMPIQVAKRGTIELRIEYRSHPFALSEIRVTAGSRVPQWVVEAPIAIAVVDRVEARNYAATGQLPQVIKGLPGMDVSPNGIHDFNVNTRGFNSDLAQRMLVLMDGRDLAIPFLAAQEWVRCPCPSMTRGIEVARGPSAALRRQCVQRRDQPHQPRSARRHWQPRGGVRW